The following nucleotide sequence is from Cucumis melo cultivar AY chromosome 1, USDA_Cmelo_AY_1.0, whole genome shotgun sequence.
ATAATAAGTGATCTCCTATCTAACAACAACGAAATACCAACTTCTTTATACGAAGCGAAGAAAACACTAGGTGCCTTAGAACTGAGTTACCAAAAAATTAATGCATGTCCTAATGATTAttgtttgtatagaaaagaGTATGCGAACTCTACAAAGTGTCCTAAGTGTGGTTTGTCAAGGTGGAAGatcaataaaaactcaacaaaggaAAACAGTGAAGTGGCTGCCGAGCAGATGTGGTATTTTCCAATAGTTCCAAGATTTATAAGAATGTTTAAGAACTTAGAGAATGCTAAGAACTTGCGTTGGCATGCGATGGATAGAAAAGTTAATGGTATTATGAGACATTCGGCTGACACTCCATCATGGAGGTTGATAAATCACATGTGGCCAACATTTGGGTCAGAACCAAGAAATGCTCGTTTAGGTTTGTCCACTGGTGGAATTAACCCATTTGGAGATTTATCGTCGAATTATAGTTGTTGGCCAATTATTACTACAATATacaatcttccaccatggttgtgtatgagaaGGAAACATTTGATGTTGACAATGTTAATATCAGGTCTGAAGCAATCGGGATATGATATCAACACCTATTTAGCACCCTTAATTGAggatttcaaaattttatgggAAGAAGGGGTTCAGTGTTTTGATGCGTATAAAGAAGAATATTTCACTTTGTGAGTCGTTTTATTGTGGACTATCAATGATGTTCCTGCATACGGTAATTTATGTGGGTGTCTGTCAAAGGTTTTAAGGCTTTTCCAATATATGGAGAAGAGACTACTTCAATTAGACtacaacatggaaaaaaatgtATACATGGGACACAAGAAATATTTGTCAAGACATCATCCTTATAGATTACAGAAAAAGAATTTTGATGGTAAGCAAGAGCATGGAAATCCTCCACAGCCCTTGTCAGGAGAGGCCATCTACTTTAAActcaaagaaatgatattttcttgTGGGAAGAAGTGTGGCAAGAATAATAGAGAAAGTGGCAATGACTATTGGAAAAGAAGATCAAACTTCTTCGAACTACCATATTGGAAGAACTTGCATGTACGACATTGTCTGaatgtaatgcatattgagaagaatgtatgcATGAATATAGTAGGAACATTGCTTGATATACCGGGCAAAAGTAAAGATGGGATGAATAGTAGACTTGATCTAGTGGAGATGAATATAAGACCAGAATTGGCACCAATGGTTACAGGTAATAGAACTTACATACCTGCAGCATGTTATACTTTGTCAAGAGAAGAGAAGTATCGATTTTGTAAGACTTTGTCTGAAATTAAAGATCCAGAaggatattcatcaaatattagAAGTCTTGTCTCTTTAGATGACTTAAAACTTAATGGCCTTAAATCGCATGACTATCATGTTTTAATGCAACAATTGCTTCCAATTGCAATACGTTCAATCCTACCGAAGAATGTGAGATACACTATAAGTAGActgtgttttttctttaatgCAATTTGTGCTAAAAGTTTCTCCGTATCAGAGCTTGATGCATTGCAAGAAGATATAGTTATGACTTTGTGTAATCttgagaagtattttccacccTCTTTTTTCACAATTATGGTTCATTTCGTTGTTCATCTTGTGAGAGAAGTAAAACTTTGTGGTCCTGTATATTTGCGATGGATGTACCCATTTGAAAGATACATGAAAGTGTTGAAAAATTTTATTCGTAATAGAAATCGACCTGAACGATGTATTGCAGAAGCACAAGTATGTGAAGAGGTTGTTCAATTCTGTTCGGACTTCCTTTATGGATTAGATCCGATTGGTCTTGGATCGCTAAATTCAAGGGAAGACAAACAAACCGATAGGCCGCTGTCAACGAGAACCTATGTCCACCCTGATATGCAGCAATTGAAGCAAGCACATCTTCACATTTTATAGAACACTGAAGAAGTACATCCATATATAAAGTATGATTTCTTATTATCATACACTAACACCATTAAATTATCCTTCACAAcacataatttatatttattacctATTTTGTAGAGAGCATATGAACCATCTCAAAATTGAAAACCCaagaagagaaaaaatgaaCAGCGGCTACAAGTTGAACATAATCGATCATTCGGTGCATGGATACGAGACAAGGTGAATGAATACTTCAAATCATCCATGTTGTTTTATTGTTATTACTTACCAGTCCCAACATGTAACTCTTTTTTTGAATAGGTGATGTCTGAATTACATGAAGGAAAGGTAGTCTCGAACACAATACGATGGCTTGCACATGGCCCCAATTGTGGTGTAATGACGTATGAAGGGTATATGGTTAACGGATGTTCTTACCACACTAAGTCCCGTGATGACCATCGAACTGTTTAAAATAGTGGGATTATGTTAGTGGCAACGACAATGCAAGTTTCTAGTGCGAAGGACAAAAATCCAGTGATTGGTgacatgtctttctatgggatcaTTGAAGACATTTGGGAAGTTAGTTACAATACATTCAGTACTGTTCTTTTCAAATGCAAATGAGTTGAAAATAAGACTGGTGTTTGAACAGACAATCTTCATTTCACATTGGTTGACCTTAACCGAATTGGACATTCTTCAGATTCCTTCATTATTGCCACACACGGAAAACAGTTCTTTTATGTCTCAGATCTTGTTGATCCAAGATGGTCGGTTGTTGTAATGCCACCACAAAAAACTTTCCGTACAAATGTGCTAATGATAACCTTGGAGATATGTTGTCGCACTACCCCCCAGTCTCAAAATGGAATTCAACAAGTGACATTGATGAAAGTGGGGATACATACACTAGACTTGACTGTGAAGGCACATAGGTTACCACTTGACTTTCATAGGTATGTAAAGTAATTAAAGTCTCTTTGGATATCCttttttggttatgtttaatgATAATGATCGTCGTTGTTTATTTGCAGGACAAAGCCAGTTGGAGATACGAACCCTACTGTTATGAAGCAAACTTATTTCATGTTCAAGAcgttttttttacaattttgaacATTATTAAGTCTTTTATTTGCCATATTTAAAGTACTATGtgttctattattgttattatgagTTAATCATGGTGTTAGCGTTTGAAAGAACAATTTGCTAAAGTACTATGTGTTCTATTTCGTACTATTCCATTAGTACCGTAATTATGGTTATTACTAACCGTTTCTTCTTTTACTATTACATCAGTATCGTAGATATGGTTGATTCACAGGATGTTGCTACACCGAAGGAAAAAGGAGAAAGTagtacacaaaaaagaaaacggggtccaattgaaatgaaagaaataactcGTGCTAGGAGTGAGGGTCAAAAACTAGTGATTCAGTACAACGAGTTGGGTCAAGCAATTGGTCAAAATGCAACGAAACTGAAAAGTTTTATAGGAACGACTGTGCGGTTCCATGTTCCCATTATATACTCTGATTGGCCTATGGTGCCAAAggaaataaaggacaaaatattTGAACTAATAGAGGTAACAATTGCCATGAGTTTTTGAACTTTATTACACTATCCATTTATTTTGCTATGTAACATGTTATGTGAATATTATGTAGGCTGGATTTGTGGTAGACCCTCGATCAAAGAAGACTATCATCCAAAACGTTGGCGTATGCTTTCGTCAATTCAAGTACAGATTGACAACAACATATGTGTTGCCATTTTTGGATGATGTTGAAAACCTGAATTCCCGTCGAATGAGTACTCCTTCATAGATCAACAACATTGGACTGAGTTTGTTGCATCTCGGTTGAAGGAAGACTTCAAAGTAAGTATAATGCTTCCGATCCttctttaaatttgaattgCAATTTCATAAGCTTCATATgctaattgattaaatttgtaTAATGAAATGTAAAGAAAATGAGTGAAAATGGGAAGGAGAAGCGGAAGAAACATAAGTACAACCACAAAACCTCTAGGAAGGGGTATGCAAATCTTATGGAGGAGTTGGTAAGCTGATTTTCTTTAAGTTGTTGTAGGATTATATGTAATTCTAAATATCTTATTGTGTTATAGTTACTCTTTTGCCACATTCTTTAACATTCGCTTCGTGTTTTAACTATAATTAGATAGCACCATCATCGGATCAAATTGATCGATCCATAGTTTGGAAACAAGCTAGAATGGATTGTAAGGGACAAATTTCGGATGAAGAGACGAAGGAAGTGGTGAATCTTATAGTAAGTCCTTGCATTTTTTCTACCTTTTTTTGTATAAGCAAGTACTAATTTTCATTCTTCGCACTTTTGTAGGATGAACTTGTAGCCACCCAAAATACGACTAATGCTTTCGGTGAAGAGGATATTCTAACAAGGGCTTTGGGTGGTAAGGATCGTCCTGGAATACTCCACGGTGTGGGGAAGTATGTCACAAAGAAAAAGTACTTTCATACCGCAAcacaacaaacaaacaaatgcAAAATAGGATGAGAAGGCCACTTCTAAAGAACACGATCGAATGgcgaaaagaataaaagagttGGAGGAGGAAttgttgaaaatgaaagagaagaaTGATTGCGTAGGCGACTTAAAAGAAGAACCAGGTATGagttctaaagaaaaatcatccatGGAAGGGGCTGAAAATGTGAACAATTTGGAAGATCTATCAAATGAATTAGAATCAGAAAAAGACGTAGAGGATGTTGTTGAATTGAATGAAGACATAAAGGTATATTTTTCTAAAGACCTTTAATCCATAAGGTTACATGTTTTATGTGTATACAATCTCAACAATTGACTTGGATTCGTAAAGGTCAACATAGTGAAGGACGATGAGGAGGTGGAAGGTGTGACGTTAGATAAAATGAAGGTTAGTGAATCCAAAGTAATTGATTTAGTAATTAAACTTTTGTGAGGTATACATATTTGACAAAGTCTTCTAAATAGGTTGGAACCCCGTGCAAGTTGGCGTTTGAAACGAAAGATCATGTCGTTGCATGGGGGACCATAATTGATTCAGATGTAGAAGGTGCAATGCTAAAGTGGCAGTAGATGTCGTGGTGGATGGGGATTGTGCAATTCCCATTCCATCAGAGCAAGGGATGTACAAAATGTCGCAGGAAGTTGGTTCACACATATTGTGGCCACGTGATCTTGTCATTACTAACAATATAAAGGTaatgaaattttcattcaaGGATATACATGTTGCATTTTGTATTAACCCTAATTGCAATATCTTTTGTAGATGGAATATGGGGAATTTACTAAGGATATGAGCACATTCGCATCGATACCAATTTAAAATGCTCCAATTGCACTACGGTTCTTACTACGAATGGTTGAACATATGGGATTAGTAATTCAAATCACCACACCATATGACGTATTTGGGGTCCGAAGAAAATGTTGCATAATCATAGAGTCGTTGAAGGATTTCACATATATGCGACCAATAGCTACCGTTTGCCTTGATGCGTACATAATGTAAGATATGTTATTACAGTGTTACTCTTTATAAGTTTGTTTGGTATTTATCTTCTTTCAATGTCTTTGTAATGGACTCATAGGTATCTATACACACGTATGGAATCATCAAAAACTTTGAATCTATACAAGTTCGTTGATGTTGGGTCGATTAGTTGTGGGAGTTTTAAAGAAGAACGAGCCCAATTGTTGACTGCACGATTACTTGGAACAGATTACGATCAACTCTTACTGATTTTTAACAATTTCGGGTATGTCCATAACCTAAAGTTATTGATACGAATTGTACTTACGGTTGTCTAAGATGTAATATTATTGTTTGACACATATATTTAGGAATCATTAGACattggttgtaataaaccttaTGAAGGGTGCTGCCTTTTGGATAGACCCTTTGAAAAACCGTATTGACCCAGATATAACCAAAGTAGTTGAAAGGTATTTCATACTTACTTTTAcctttactttcttttttcttaatgagaCAATAGTTTAAGTAGTTCAAACTCCAATATTGTTCTGTAGGTCGTTCAACTTAATGAACAAGAAAAAACCAAATTGGAGGGTCGTGAAGGTATGTGAATATCTATGTTGCTATAGGTTGTAAATTAATTCATATTTCTAACATAGGTCAAGTCATTTGTATGTGTATCTCCAGTGTCCTAAGCAATCAGGAGTAGTAGAATGTGGTTATACGTGATGCGGTTCATGCGTGACATCATAATGTCAACGAGTACTTCTATCATACAGATAGTAAGAATAACAGTTATAAAACTAGCGTGCATATATACCTTTTTGTAAATGAAACTCATTTGGAACCACTTTATTGTCTACAGATGAAAGATTCACCCCGTGCTTACACACAGGATGACATTGATTGTATAAGGTCTGAGTGGGCTGAGTTTGTGGGGAAGCACGTACATTGTGCTTAGGATAAGATATTTTGTCAcacattttgtcacatattttgtcatatactttgtcacatattttgtcatatactttgtcacatattttgttACATATTTTTGTGTTCGAGCTTCCATTGAAAATATAGTGTTGGAGGAAAATACAGCTGCCATGTTCAGCCTTCTACTTCAAATCCCAGCACTtcataatccattttcattcaataggttggttttctctccttttgtactttgtgctagtgcatcgttcgatcaattttcttacttttagccattggtgtgtgttgttgatgttgaagtgtgtatgtaatttagttATAGTATATGCTCtatattgttgaagtgtgttgttgatgtgtgttgttgatcatgaagtgttgttgaagtgtgttgttgataaaaaagtgttgttgaagtgtgttgttgatcttgaagtgtctatgtaatttagctaagtatgtgctctatgttgttgaagtgtgttgttgatgtgtgttgttgatcttgaagtgtgtatgtaatttagctaagtatgtgctctatgttgttgaagtatgttgttgaagtgtgttttGTTGATAAATAAGTGTTGTtcaagtgtgttgttgatcttgaagtgtgtatgtaatttagctaagtatgtgctctatgttgttgaagtatgttgttgatcatgaagtgttgttgaagtgtgttgttgataaaatagtgttgttgaagtgtgttgttcatcatgaagtgttgttgaagtgtcttgttgataaaaaagtattgttgaagtgtgttgttgatgttcaagtgtgtatgtaatttagctaagtatgtgctctatgttgtccaagtgtgttgttgatgtgtgttgttgatcatgaagtgttatTCAAGTGCGTATGTAATTTACCTAAGTTTGTGGGCTTaatttagctaagcttagaaattattattcttgaggtgtgtatgtaatttagttaaatatgtgctctatattgttgaagagtgttgttgaagtgtgttgttgataaaaaaagtgttgttgaagtgtgtcgTTGATCGTTAAgtatgtatgtaatttagctaagtatgtgctctatgttgttcaagtgtgttgttgatgtgtgttgttgatcatgaagtgttgttgaagggtgttgttgataaaaaaagtgtgttgttgatgtgtgttgttgatgttgaagtgtgtatataatttagctaagtatgtgctctatgttgttgaagtgtgttgttgatgtgtgttgttgatgtgtgttgttgataaaagttagttgttgaagaaatgttgttcatcatgaagtgttgttgaagtgtgttgttgataaaaaaagtgttgttgaagtgtgttgttgattatgaagtgttgttaaagtgttttgttgatcatgaagtgttgttgaagtgtgtatgtaatttatcttagtttgtgctctatgttgttgaactGTGTTGTTCGtcatgaagtgaatgtgatgtgtttattTGGGTGAATGAGTCttgttgaatcattttttttttccttctcttacCTTATTAGGTTTTGCgacaatccattggagcaatgaagccatatttatgccaattcattgatgtataggcttttttgtaggttgttaggaatttttttttgtttaaatgtagttatttaaatagtttgttcgtaccaaaacacatttgtaccaacaattaaagcaatattacaAAGTTTGTACGTTTTGTATTGGTctgtaatggtatgtgtaatgaCAGGGCGACAAGAAATATAGGATTCGATAAAAAAGAGGGCTATTGAAAACAGTGACTAAATACAcaaatatgacatttaaattgaaaaataaaactgtcatcgaaaaagttttattgatatttaattaaagtcatggtaagttaaataatgacagttaaaaagtgtcataaatcaTATACAATGACATTTAATGTCAGTCGTATAATATTAACCATGACAGTTATCCTCTGTCATAAAATGTGAACTATGACAGTTATCCTccgtcataaaatataaacaatgatagttattaactgtcatcgaaaataaataatgacagttacaacctatcataaaatgtaaattgtgatagttattaactatCATCTTAagtaaataatgacagttataatctgtcataaaatatatcattcgtgacatttattataTGTCAAGAAAATCGTATTTTGTGACagttttttacaactgtcataaaatactttccatgactccCGCATCAATAactgcaaaaaactgtcacgaaaacttttaatgacagcatttaactatCATTAtaggccctttttctactagtgatgTATACATTTTGAATGTAGTTCCCAAGAAGAGTATTTCTTAAATACCTTTTCAGCTATGGAGAGTCCGTAAAGCTAGTTAACGACATTTCAGAGTTTAGAGATGTCCTAACGAGACTTATTTTTGATATCATTAAATCCAAAAACAACTGctcaaaataatttataattgtCGAAAACTACTACTATTACTACAAAGATATAGTAAGAGTGACAAGTCCAAATTGATCGCAGGGAATTGATTTTGATTATCTTTGAGCTATTCAAAGATTTCTCCAATTTTATTAAGGGAACCCACTTTGAttggaaattaattaaagataaaatttaaatcTAGAAAGCAATAAAATTGACTGGAGTGAGAATAGAGTAAAGACATGTTCATAGGATCATAATTTCATCAATGAGTTAGTTTATTTCTTTTACCTTGTATTGAATTATGATAATCACAAATCTAGAAGTCTTATATCCATATTAACATATTCAAGACTAACACTTTCTAATACATAATTAATAGAGAATTATGTTCATAGACCCATTAATTAGTATTATATTAAGATTCTCTATAATTAATCTCTACCAATCTTTATCTTATACTCATACATACTAATTAATAGTTTAGCATACTAGGTCAAACTTAATGTAGTCTTGCTAAAATCAAACATCAAGTGAAGACATTATGAATGAATATGAGAAAGACATTATGACATTAGCTACATGTTTAAAGACATTATGAATGAATATGAGAAAGTGAGTTGTGCCTAAATCAAATCCAAGAAGCAATTAACAATTCCATGACAAAATAAATGGTTACAACACAAATAAAAACCTTCGTGATAAAAACTAAGAGAAgttaaatagaaaaagaaagagggaaAAATCATGCAAGCCAAGTTTGCGACAATTGTCCTCTAATCTGAACCGCAATTCCAATGAACTCCTCAAATCTCCATTTCTTTGTAGCACCAAGATGTCATCTCTCCTTTGAACTCACCTCTGGAGGCCTCCCCATAATTGATGAGAATTTAGAAGAAATATTCCCAAAATATGCTTCTAAGGTTGGAAAATAATAACTATCGGCCTTCCTCTTTCTATTAATCTTTTAAAGTGTTAAGGGTGTGAAGGGTGTGTCTTGGAAGCTAAAATCAACCaacactagtagaaaaagggcatacgatgacagttaaatgctgccAAAGAAAGCTTTCGTGAcatttgcagtcattgatgcggtAATCAtagaaagtattttatgacagttctataaaactgtcacgaaatgtggtttTCATGACATTGAATAAATGTTACGAATtcatattttatgacagattataactatcattatttatttttgatgacagataataactatcattgtttatattttatgatggcgaataactgtcattgtttacattttatggCAGCAAATAACTGTCTTTGTTAATATTGTttgacagatattaaatgtcattatttatcatttatgacacttattaactgCCATCATTTcacttaccatgactttaattaactgtcaataaaacttttttgATGACAGTTCTTTTTAgatttaaatgtcataattgtgtttttagtcactgtttttcttgccctattttttattgaatcctgtttttcttgccctattttttattgaatcctgTTTTTCTTGTCGTCCTACCATTACACATACCATCACATAGACCAATACAATCATATATGGAAAGAAACAGTGAACGTtttaatagaaagaaacatACACTTTCTAATATCGCTTTAATTGTTGATACATATATGTTTCGGTAcaaacaagctatttaaataagtacatttaaACCAAAAATTTTCCTATCAAACCTACAAAAAttcctatacatcaatgaattgccgCAAATATGGCTTCACTACTCCAATGAATTCtagcaaaacctagtaagaaaagaaaaggaaaaaaaattgattcaacaagacagcacattcacttcaacaacacacttcaacaacacagcacatacacacttcaataATAGTAACTTCTAAGCTTGGCAGTGAATTGTTTTTTTCTATAACTTCTAAGCCTGGTATTGAAAATATAGAGGGTATTCAAATGGAAAGCCTTACATATACGGGTCACAAAATTATGCTACTGTTTAAGTACACAATGCACAATTTCATCACTGAAAATGAAATCTACAAAATTCATccatatgaaaaagaagaaaaacataatCGCAAACATCGAATTCAGCCTAcaaacttagataaattaattacaaaacttCACAGAAAGTCCAAAACCAACACCGAAtaacaaaactcaaagctaaaacacctacaagcatatcagtgactaaaagcaaaaaaaaattgatcaaacgatgcactagcacaaagtacaaaaggagagaaaaacaaTCTTTTGAATGATAAAGAAAACAACGAAGCACCAAGGAAATTAGGATAAAAGAAAAGGGCAAAATATAGAACAAAAGCATCAAACAAAATACAAATGATGAAACGTCATTGCTTCCC
It contains:
- the LOC127148362 gene encoding uncharacterized protein LOC127148362; translated protein: MDKSWMMENRMSREYDVGVESFIHFGLSHAKGSNSIRRPCLKCGNRLLKDVSIVRYHLYANGIDKSYKIWLWHGEDLNSKTVSNKMENTVDEKYEHDNLFNTVNMFQSAHDESCNTSNTFDTMFDDAKKSLYPECKKFTKLSALMRFYNLKVRYGWSNTSFSELLFIISDLLSNNNEIPTSLYEAKKTLGALELSYQKINACPNDYCLYRKEYANSTKCPKCGLSRWKINKNSTKENSEVAAEQMWYFPIVPRFIRMFKNLENAKNLRWHAMDRKVNGIMRHSADTPSWRLINHMWPTFGSEPRNARLGLSTGGINPFGDLSSNYSCWPIITTIYNLPPWLCMRRKHLMLTMLISGLKQSGYDINTYLAPLIEDFKILWEEGVQCFDAYKEEYFTL